A single Streptomyces sannanensis DNA region contains:
- a CDS encoding MOSC domain-containing protein → MKLLTVNLGKPKVVDYTDAEGGATGIDKQPTEGPVRVTNPGPKGVGASGVGGDTVCDLRHHGGSHQAVYAFAREDLDVWERELGRPLGNGSFGENLTTLGVDVNGALIGERWRVGEQLVLEVASGRVPCRTFAGWLGEQGWVRRFTQAAAPGAYLRVIEPGEIRAGDPIGIVHRPDHDITVAVQFRAVTTERTLLPRLLAAGDALDPNILRKTKEYVSKQGG, encoded by the coding sequence ATGAAACTTCTGACGGTGAATCTGGGGAAGCCGAAGGTCGTCGACTACACGGACGCCGAGGGCGGCGCCACCGGGATCGACAAACAGCCCACCGAGGGGCCCGTACGGGTGACGAACCCCGGCCCCAAGGGCGTGGGGGCAAGCGGGGTCGGCGGTGACACGGTGTGCGACCTGCGGCACCACGGCGGGAGCCACCAGGCCGTGTACGCCTTCGCACGCGAGGATCTGGACGTGTGGGAGCGGGAACTGGGGCGACCGCTCGGCAATGGTTCCTTCGGCGAGAACCTCACCACGCTCGGGGTCGATGTGAACGGTGCTCTGATCGGTGAGCGGTGGCGCGTCGGCGAGCAGCTGGTGCTGGAGGTCGCCTCGGGCCGTGTTCCGTGCCGCACGTTCGCCGGCTGGCTGGGGGAGCAGGGCTGGGTCAGGCGCTTCACGCAGGCCGCGGCCCCGGGGGCGTATCTGCGAGTGATCGAGCCGGGCGAGATCCGGGCCGGGGACCCGATCGGGATCGTGCACCGTCCGGACCACGACATCACCGTGGCCGTGCAGTTCCGGGCCGTCACCACCGAACGCACGCTGCTGCCGCGGCTGCTCGCCGCAGGTGACGCGCTGGACCCAAACATCCTGCGAAAGACGAAGGAGTACGTCTCCAAGCAGGGAGGCTGA
- a CDS encoding response regulator transcription factor, which translates to MTSVLVCDDSPLAREALRRAVATVPGVERVTTAANGEEVLRRWGADRSDLILMDVRMPGLGGVETVRRLLSADPGARIIMLTVAEDLDGVALAVAAGARGYLHKDASRAELRATVTQALADPTWRLAPRRLRSAEMGAAPTLTAREIQVLEGMSHGRSNAEIGRELFLSEDTVKTHARRLFKKLGASDRAHAVALGFRWGLVR; encoded by the coding sequence ATGACATCCGTCCTCGTCTGCGACGACTCCCCGCTTGCCCGAGAGGCGCTCCGCCGTGCGGTCGCGACCGTGCCCGGCGTCGAGCGCGTGACGACGGCGGCCAACGGCGAGGAAGTCCTCCGCCGCTGGGGTGCCGACCGCTCGGACCTGATTCTGATGGACGTACGCATGCCCGGCCTGGGCGGCGTGGAGACCGTACGCCGGCTGCTCTCCGCCGACCCCGGCGCCCGGATCATCATGCTCACGGTGGCCGAGGACCTGGACGGCGTCGCGCTCGCGGTGGCCGCCGGTGCCCGTGGGTATCTGCACAAGGACGCCTCGCGTGCCGAGTTGCGCGCGACGGTGACCCAGGCGCTGGCCGACCCCACCTGGCGGCTCGCCCCGCGGCGGCTGCGCTCGGCCGAGATGGGTGCCGCTCCGACGCTCACCGCACGGGAGATCCAGGTGCTCGAGGGTATGAGTCATGGACGGTCCAATGCCGAGATCGGCCGTGAGCTGTTCCTGTCCGAGGACACCGTCAAGACGCATGCCAGGCGGCTCTTCAAGAAGCTCGGCGCCTCGGACCGGGCGCACGCGGTGGCGCTCGGCTTCCGCTGGGGCCTGGTCCGCTAG
- a CDS encoding insulinase family protein produces the protein MADGIIETEIDGIRTLLAPRRRGRIGAGLFFRVGRADETLATSGITHLVEHLALHRHGLSDLHYNGATAAAYTHFHVDGTPAEIVEYLNGVCAALRDLPMERLETEKEILRTEAAGHSNGAADRLALWRYGARGYGLLGYGEQGLPRLDAGTVREWARTRFTRENAVLWITSDTLPEGLDPILPSGPRHPVPVPTSALPRTPAYFYGDDGVVVLDAVVRRSTAAGLFAEVLGRELFRDLRQKGGYSYTAAADYSPRDGEFATITAYADALPERQDAVVGGFVDVLAKLRAGRIEQADLDAARAAVLKSFDTPDLAAAMLPSHALNLLTGYRNLSAEQHAAELNAVTVADLHAVALEVAADALMQVPSRGVDWAGFTEAPQQSASVVTGRRFASLENDDVALVIAADGVSRTAPGNQVTVRFAECAAMLAYPDGGRRLTGHDGFTVGIEPTLYRLDPGALATVDAVVPPHAVVPMPPRAPEHIPRPKPKQEKPPRQAGPARRGKGATAGAWIFGVIALLWALIALVGTSEEFDAAAGPDWGIIAFFWLVEAALVFPVVRWARQGR, from the coding sequence ATGGCAGACGGCATCATCGAGACCGAGATCGACGGCATCCGCACGCTCCTCGCCCCACGCCGGCGCGGCCGGATCGGCGCGGGGCTCTTCTTCCGCGTGGGACGCGCCGACGAGACCCTCGCCACCAGCGGCATCACCCACCTCGTCGAGCATCTGGCACTGCACCGGCACGGTCTGAGCGACCTTCACTACAACGGCGCGACCGCGGCGGCGTACACCCACTTCCATGTCGACGGCACGCCGGCCGAGATCGTCGAGTACCTGAACGGTGTGTGCGCCGCACTGCGCGACCTCCCCATGGAGCGTCTGGAGACCGAGAAGGAGATCCTGCGCACCGAGGCCGCCGGCCACTCCAACGGCGCGGCCGACCGGTTGGCTCTGTGGCGCTACGGAGCCCGCGGCTACGGACTGCTCGGTTACGGGGAGCAGGGCCTGCCACGGCTCGACGCCGGCACCGTGCGGGAGTGGGCGCGCACCCGGTTCACCAGGGAGAACGCGGTGTTGTGGATCACCAGCGACACCCTCCCGGAAGGCCTCGACCCGATCCTGCCGTCCGGGCCCCGGCACCCGGTGCCGGTCCCGACCTCGGCGCTGCCGCGGACCCCCGCGTACTTCTACGGCGACGACGGCGTGGTCGTCCTCGACGCCGTCGTACGGCGCTCCACTGCGGCCGGTCTGTTCGCCGAGGTGCTCGGCCGCGAACTCTTCCGCGATCTGCGGCAGAAGGGCGGCTACTCGTACACCGCCGCAGCCGACTACAGCCCACGGGACGGGGAGTTCGCCACCATCACCGCGTACGCCGACGCCCTGCCGGAGAGGCAGGACGCGGTCGTCGGCGGCTTCGTCGACGTACTCGCCAAGCTGCGCGCGGGGCGGATCGAGCAGGCCGACCTGGACGCGGCACGGGCAGCCGTACTGAAGTCGTTCGACACGCCCGACCTGGCCGCCGCGATGCTGCCCTCGCACGCGCTGAACCTGCTGACGGGCTACCGCAACCTGAGCGCCGAGCAGCACGCGGCGGAGCTGAACGCCGTCACCGTCGCCGACCTGCACGCCGTGGCGCTGGAGGTCGCCGCGGACGCGCTCATGCAGGTGCCGAGCCGGGGTGTGGACTGGGCGGGGTTCACCGAGGCCCCGCAGCAGTCCGCGTCCGTGGTGACCGGCCGCCGCTTCGCCTCTCTGGAGAACGACGACGTCGCCCTGGTGATCGCGGCCGACGGCGTCAGCCGGACCGCCCCCGGCAACCAGGTGACCGTCCGCTTCGCGGAGTGCGCCGCGATGCTCGCGTACCCCGACGGGGGCCGCAGGCTGACCGGCCACGACGGCTTCACGGTCGGCATCGAGCCGACGCTCTACCGGCTCGACCCCGGCGCCCTGGCCACCGTCGACGCGGTCGTGCCGCCGCACGCGGTCGTGCCCATGCCACCACGCGCCCCGGAGCACATCCCGCGCCCGAAGCCGAAGCAGGAGAAGCCGCCGCGGCAGGCCGGGCCCGCGCGCCGCGGCAAGGGGGCGACGGCCGGCGCCTGGATCTTCGGTGTCATCGCGCTCCTGTGGGCACTGATCGCGCTCGTCGGGACCAGCGAGGAGTTCGATGCCGCCGCAGGGCCCGACTGGGGGATCATCGCCTTCTTCTGGCTGGTGGAGGCCGCCCTCGTGTTCCCCGTCGTGCGATGGGCGCGCCAGGGCCGCTGA
- a CDS encoding WhiB family transcriptional regulator: MADFSRLPGPNADLWDWQLLAACRGVDSSLFFHPEGERGAARSARENSAKEVCMRCPVRAQCAAHALAVREPYGVWGGLTEDEREELMGRARHRLIATSTGATGGAAEA, from the coding sequence ATGGCAGATTTCTCCCGCCTTCCCGGACCCAACGCCGATCTGTGGGACTGGCAGCTGCTCGCGGCATGCCGTGGGGTGGACAGCTCGCTCTTCTTTCATCCGGAGGGCGAACGCGGAGCGGCGCGCAGCGCGCGAGAGAACTCGGCGAAAGAGGTCTGCATGAGGTGCCCGGTACGAGCGCAATGCGCGGCTCACGCACTGGCTGTGCGCGAGCCGTACGGCGTGTGGGGCGGCCTGACCGAGGACGAGCGCGAGGAGCTGATGGGCCGCGCACGGCACCGACTGATCGCGACATCGACGGGGGCGACGGGAGGCGCCGCGGAGGCCTGA
- a CDS encoding multicopper oxidase family protein — MTRLKRVLVILGSVVAVLVLAVGAGFTWLYTSADVSTVGSTDFRNELAIPPLAKSTLRKDGTRVFDLTMQAGEREFMPRRKTPTWGFSGDYLGPTLRAGRGEKVEVRIRNTLPEPSTVHWHGMHLPARMDGGPHQMIDAGGVWTPRWTVNQPAATLWYHPHPHGATEKHVQRGLAGMFLLDDDRTERLTLPRRYGVDDLPVIVQDVRFDGARFDHGHPLLASVGFLGDRTMVNGTLAPYREVGDELIRLRLLNASTARVYTFGFDDGRDFSLIGTDGGLLEQPAVMDRVKLSPGERAEIVVRMRPGERTVLRSHPLDAGMDFFNQRFSGGDDSFDVLQLRAAPSLRPSPGLPARLGELAVPDGSDSVRGRHFELKFSGINGRKMDMGRVDETVARGTAETWTIRNNDGMPHNFHVHDVQFRVLEVNGKRPPAALRGAKDTVFVPSGTTMKVAMRFDGPADPDTPYMYHCHLLYHEDQAMMGQFVVVEKGQRAGTPHPAHGHEGH, encoded by the coding sequence ATGACTCGGCTGAAGCGCGTTCTCGTCATCCTCGGCTCGGTCGTCGCCGTGCTCGTCCTCGCGGTGGGCGCCGGCTTCACCTGGCTGTACACCTCCGCCGACGTCTCCACCGTCGGCAGTACGGACTTCCGCAACGAGCTGGCGATACCGCCGCTCGCGAAGTCCACGCTGCGCAAGGACGGCACGCGCGTCTTCGACCTGACGATGCAGGCGGGCGAGCGGGAGTTCATGCCCAGGAGGAAGACCCCGACCTGGGGCTTCAGCGGGGACTACCTCGGGCCGACGCTGCGCGCCGGGCGCGGCGAGAAGGTCGAGGTCCGGATACGGAACACCCTGCCCGAGCCTTCCACGGTGCACTGGCACGGCATGCACCTGCCTGCGCGGATGGACGGCGGACCGCACCAGATGATCGATGCCGGTGGCGTATGGACGCCGCGCTGGACGGTGAACCAGCCCGCCGCGACCCTCTGGTACCACCCGCATCCGCACGGGGCCACGGAGAAGCATGTACAGCGGGGTCTGGCCGGGATGTTCCTGCTCGACGACGACAGGACGGAGCGGCTGACGCTGCCGCGGCGGTACGGCGTGGACGATCTGCCGGTCATCGTGCAGGACGTGAGGTTCGACGGAGCACGGTTCGACCACGGACACCCGCTGCTGGCGAGCGTGGGCTTCCTGGGCGACCGCACGATGGTCAACGGCACCCTCGCGCCCTATCGCGAAGTGGGTGACGAGCTCATACGGCTGCGGCTGCTGAACGCCTCGACGGCCCGCGTGTACACCTTCGGCTTCGACGACGGCCGGGACTTCTCCCTCATCGGCACGGACGGCGGGCTGCTGGAGCAACCGGCCGTGATGGACCGGGTGAAGCTGTCTCCGGGTGAGCGTGCCGAGATCGTGGTGCGGATGCGGCCGGGTGAGCGGACCGTGCTGCGCAGCCATCCGCTCGATGCGGGAATGGACTTCTTCAACCAGCGGTTCAGCGGGGGCGACGACTCCTTCGACGTACTCCAACTGCGGGCCGCACCGTCCCTGCGCCCGTCGCCCGGACTGCCCGCGCGGCTGGGGGAACTGGCGGTCCCCGACGGATCGGACTCGGTGCGCGGACGCCACTTCGAGCTGAAGTTCTCCGGGATCAACGGCCGGAAGATGGACATGGGCCGAGTGGACGAGACGGTCGCCCGGGGCACCGCCGAGACCTGGACGATACGCAACAACGACGGTATGCCGCACAACTTCCACGTCCACGACGTGCAGTTCAGGGTGCTGGAGGTGAACGGCAAGAGGCCGCCGGCCGCGCTGCGCGGGGCCAAGGACACGGTGTTCGTCCCCTCGGGCACGACCATGAAGGTGGCAATGCGCTTCGACGGGCCGGCCGACCCCGACACGCCGTACATGTACCACTGCCACCTGCTGTATCACGAGGACCAGGCGATGATGGGGCAGTTCGTGGTCGTCGAGAAGGGACAGCGGGCGGGTACGCCGCACCCGGCGCACGGTCACGAGGGGCACTAA
- the guaB gene encoding IMP dehydrogenase, which produces MTANVDGVPEKFATLGLTYDDVLLLPGASDMAPDQIDTSSYISKNVRVNIPLLSAAMDKVTEARMAIAMARQGGAGVLHRNLSIEDQANHVDLVKRSESGMVTDPITVHPDATLREADELCAKFRISGVPVTDPAGKLLGIVTNRDMAFESDRGRRVREVMTPMPLVTGKVGISGADAMELLRRHKIEKLPLVDDAGVLKGLITVKDFVKAEQYPNAAKDKDGRLIVGAAVGVAGDAFERAQALIEAGVDFIVVDTAHGHSRLVGDMVAKIKSNSDVDIIGGNVATRDGAQALVDAGVDGIKVGVGPGSICTTRVVAGIGVPQVTAIYEASLAAKAAGVPVIGDGGLQYSGDIAKALVAGADTVMLGSLLAGCEESPGELLFINGKQFKSYRGMGSLGAMQSRGDRKSFSKDRYFQEGVASDEKLVPEGIEGQVPYRGPLSAVVHQLVGGLRQSMFYVGGRTVPELQERGRFVRITSAGLKESHPHDIQMTIEAPNYTTR; this is translated from the coding sequence ATGACTGCCAACGTCGACGGAGTGCCCGAGAAATTCGCGACACTCGGGCTGACCTACGACGACGTCCTTCTGCTGCCCGGCGCGTCCGACATGGCGCCCGACCAGATCGACACTTCCTCGTACATCTCCAAGAACGTGCGTGTGAACATCCCGCTGCTTTCCGCGGCGATGGACAAGGTCACCGAGGCCCGCATGGCCATCGCCATGGCCCGCCAGGGCGGCGCCGGTGTGCTCCACCGCAATCTGTCCATCGAGGACCAGGCCAACCATGTGGACCTGGTCAAGCGCTCCGAGTCCGGCATGGTCACCGACCCGATCACCGTGCACCCGGACGCCACGCTGCGCGAGGCCGACGAGTTGTGTGCCAAGTTCCGCATCAGCGGTGTGCCGGTGACGGACCCGGCGGGCAAGCTGCTCGGCATCGTCACCAACCGCGACATGGCCTTCGAGTCGGACCGCGGCCGCCGGGTGCGCGAGGTCATGACCCCGATGCCGCTGGTCACCGGCAAGGTCGGCATCTCCGGCGCGGACGCCATGGAGCTGCTGCGCCGCCACAAGATCGAAAAGCTGCCGCTCGTCGACGACGCGGGCGTCCTCAAGGGCCTGATCACCGTCAAGGACTTCGTCAAGGCGGAGCAGTACCCCAACGCCGCCAAGGACAAGGACGGCCGTCTGATCGTCGGTGCGGCCGTCGGTGTGGCGGGCGACGCCTTCGAGCGGGCCCAGGCGCTGATCGAGGCGGGCGTCGACTTCATCGTCGTCGACACCGCGCACGGTCACTCCAGGCTGGTCGGCGACATGGTCGCCAAGATCAAGTCGAACTCCGACGTCGACATCATCGGCGGCAACGTCGCCACCCGTGACGGCGCCCAGGCGCTTGTCGACGCCGGCGTGGACGGCATCAAGGTCGGTGTCGGCCCCGGCTCCATCTGCACGACCCGTGTCGTCGCCGGCATCGGCGTCCCGCAGGTCACCGCCATCTACGAGGCGTCCCTCGCCGCCAAGGCGGCCGGTGTCCCGGTCATCGGCGACGGCGGTCTGCAGTACTCCGGCGACATCGCCAAGGCCCTGGTCGCCGGTGCCGACACGGTGATGCTCGGCTCGCTGCTCGCCGGCTGCGAGGAGTCCCCGGGCGAGCTGCTCTTCATCAACGGCAAGCAGTTCAAGTCGTACCGCGGCATGGGCTCGCTCGGCGCGATGCAGTCCCGCGGCGACCGCAAGTCGTTCTCCAAGGACCGCTACTTCCAGGAGGGCGTGGCCTCCGACGAGAAGCTCGTTCCCGAGGGCATCGAGGGCCAGGTGCCCTACCGCGGTCCGCTCTCCGCGGTCGTCCACCAGCTGGTCGGCGGTCTGCGCCAGTCGATGTTCTACGTCGGCGGCCGCACCGTGCCCGAGCTCCAGGAGCGCGGCCGGTTCGTCCGCATCACGTCCGCGGGCCTGAAGGAGAGTCACCCGCACGACATCCAGATGACGATCGAGGCGCCGAACTACACCACGCGCTGA
- a CDS encoding SDR family oxidoreductase → MTTALITGATAGIGAAFARRLAADGRNLVLVARDTDRLERQATELHDRHSIEAEVLTADLSTDDGIAAVEARLADRTHPVDLLVNNAGFGNKGRYLEVPMADELRMLKVHCEAVLRLTSAATEAMRKRHRGGVINVASVAAFVPRGTYGASKAWVVQFTQGAAKDLAGSGVRLMALCPGFVRTEFHQRAGMGTENIPGWMWLDADKVAAEALQDLNRGKSLCVPDPRYKALMGVTKLVPRGLLGGVSSRTGRKYGPQ, encoded by the coding sequence ATGACGACTGCACTGATCACGGGCGCGACGGCGGGTATCGGTGCCGCCTTCGCGCGGCGGCTCGCCGCGGACGGACGGAACCTGGTGCTGGTGGCGCGCGACACCGACCGGCTGGAGAGGCAGGCCACCGAACTGCATGACCGGCACTCCATCGAGGCCGAGGTGCTGACCGCCGACCTGAGCACGGACGACGGCATCGCGGCGGTCGAGGCACGGCTCGCGGACCGCACCCACCCGGTGGACCTGCTGGTCAACAACGCCGGCTTCGGCAACAAGGGCCGGTATCTGGAAGTCCCGATGGCCGACGAGCTGAGGATGCTCAAGGTCCACTGCGAGGCGGTGCTGCGTCTCACCTCGGCGGCCACGGAGGCGATGCGGAAACGCCACCGCGGCGGGGTGATCAATGTGGCGTCGGTGGCGGCCTTCGTGCCGCGTGGGACCTACGGCGCGTCCAAGGCATGGGTCGTGCAGTTCACCCAGGGTGCGGCGAAGGACCTGGCCGGGTCGGGCGTACGGCTGATGGCACTGTGCCCCGGGTTCGTACGGACCGAGTTCCACCAGCGGGCCGGAATGGGGACGGAGAACATCCCGGGCTGGATGTGGCTCGACGCGGACAAGGTGGCGGCGGAGGCCCTGCAGGACCTGAACCGCGGCAAGTCGCTGTGCGTCCCGGACCCGCGGTACAAGGCGCTGATGGGCGTCACGAAGCTGGTCCCGCGCGGCCTGCTCGGAGGGGTCTCCTCCAGGACAGGCCGCAAATACGGGCCGCAGTGA
- a CDS encoding LysR family transcriptional regulator has product MIEARHLRVLRAVAATGSFSAAARELGCTQPAVSQQMKALESSVGTPLLIRTGREMRLTQAGEALVRHASGILAGLTAAEEEVAAIAGLRAGRVRLVSFPSGSSTLVPAALAALRAAHPGTRVSLVEAEPPRSVTMLRDGDCDVALAFRYEGAATAEEWDELVVRPLLSDRLVGLVPDGHRLAGAGTVAIADLADEPWIAGCPRCRRQLVEVCERSGFVPRIDFATDDYPAVVGLVGAGLGVAVLPELALEAVRPKGARTVAVEPSVRREIVALTLPDLAQVPAVSATLDQLTLVAARG; this is encoded by the coding sequence GTGATCGAAGCCCGTCATCTCCGCGTCCTGCGCGCCGTGGCCGCCACCGGCTCCTTCTCCGCCGCCGCACGTGAGCTGGGCTGCACCCAGCCGGCCGTGAGCCAGCAGATGAAGGCCCTGGAATCCTCCGTGGGCACCCCGCTGCTGATCCGTACCGGCCGCGAGATGCGTCTGACCCAGGCGGGCGAGGCGCTGGTGCGCCATGCCTCGGGCATCCTCGCCGGGCTGACCGCCGCGGAGGAGGAGGTCGCGGCCATCGCCGGGCTGCGCGCCGGCCGGGTGCGCCTGGTCTCCTTCCCCAGCGGCAGCTCCACCCTCGTTCCCGCGGCTCTGGCGGCCCTGCGCGCGGCCCACCCCGGAACCCGGGTCTCCCTGGTCGAGGCCGAGCCGCCGCGTTCCGTCACGATGCTGCGCGACGGTGACTGCGATGTGGCACTCGCCTTCCGCTACGAGGGTGCGGCCACTGCGGAGGAGTGGGACGAGCTCGTCGTACGCCCGCTGCTGAGCGACCGGCTCGTCGGTCTGGTCCCGGACGGGCACCGACTGGCCGGGGCGGGCACGGTGGCCATCGCCGATCTGGCCGACGAGCCGTGGATCGCGGGCTGCCCGCGGTGCCGCCGCCAGTTGGTGGAGGTCTGTGAGAGATCCGGATTCGTGCCGCGCATCGACTTCGCGACCGACGACTACCCTGCGGTGGTCGGCCTGGTCGGAGCGGGCCTCGGGGTCGCGGTGCTGCCGGAGCTGGCGCTGGAGGCGGTACGCCCCAAGGGGGCCCGTACCGTGGCGGTGGAGCCGTCCGTGCGGCGCGAGATCGTCGCGCTCACTCTTCCCGATCTGGCCCAGGTCCCGGCGGTCTCGGCCACCCTGGACCAGCTGACGCTGGTCGCCGCGCGCGGATAG
- a CDS encoding GuaB3 family IMP dehydrogenase-related protein has protein sequence MTEIEIGRGKRGRRAYAFDDIAVVPSRRTRDPKEVSIAWQIDAYRFELPFLAAPMDSVVSPQTAIRIGELGGLGVLNLEGLWTRYEDPQPLLDEIAEMDEVTATRRLQEIYAAPIKEELIGQRIKEVRDSGVVTAAALSPQRTAQFSKAVVDAGVDIFVIRGTTVSAEHVSSAAEPLNLKQFIYELDVPVIVGGCATYTAALHLMRTGAAGVLVGFGGGAAHTTRNVLGIQVPMATAVADVAAARRDYMDESGGRYVHVIADGGVGWSGDLPKAIACGADAVMIGSPLARATDAPGKGHHWGMEAVHEDVPRGKLVDLGIVGTTEEILTGPSHTPDGSMNFFGALKRAMATTGYSELKEFQRVEVTVADAQHKR, from the coding sequence GTGACTGAGATCGAGATCGGGCGCGGCAAGCGCGGCCGCAGGGCGTACGCGTTCGACGACATCGCCGTCGTCCCGAGCCGGCGCACTCGGGACCCGAAGGAGGTCTCGATCGCCTGGCAGATCGACGCCTACCGCTTCGAGCTGCCCTTCCTGGCCGCCCCCATGGATTCCGTCGTCTCCCCGCAGACCGCCATCCGCATCGGCGAGCTGGGCGGCCTGGGCGTGCTGAACCTCGAAGGCCTGTGGACCCGCTACGAGGACCCGCAGCCGCTGCTCGACGAGATCGCCGAGATGGACGAGGTCACCGCCACCCGCCGTCTCCAGGAGATCTACGCGGCTCCCATCAAGGAGGAGCTGATCGGCCAGCGCATCAAGGAGGTGCGCGACTCGGGTGTGGTCACCGCGGCCGCGCTCTCCCCGCAGCGCACCGCCCAGTTCTCCAAGGCCGTCGTCGATGCGGGTGTGGACATCTTCGTCATCCGCGGCACGACCGTCTCCGCCGAGCACGTCTCGAGCGCCGCGGAGCCGCTGAACCTGAAGCAGTTCATCTACGAACTCGACGTCCCGGTGATCGTCGGCGGCTGCGCCACCTACACCGCGGCCCTGCACCTGATGCGCACCGGCGCGGCGGGCGTGCTCGTGGGCTTCGGCGGCGGCGCCGCGCACACCACCCGTAACGTCCTGGGCATCCAGGTGCCGATGGCGACCGCCGTCGCGGACGTCGCAGCGGCCCGCCGCGACTACATGGACGAGTCCGGCGGCCGGTACGTCCACGTCATCGCGGACGGCGGCGTGGGCTGGTCCGGCGACCTGCCCAAGGCCATCGCCTGCGGCGCAGACGCCGTCATGATCGGCTCCCCGCTGGCCCGCGCCACGGACGCCCCCGGCAAGGGCCACCACTGGGGCATGGAGGCCGTCCACGAGGACGTGCCGCGCGGCAAGCTGGTGGACCTGGGCATCGTCGGCACGACCGAGGAGATCCTCACCGGCCCGTCCCACACCCCGGACGGTTCGATGAACTTCTTCGGTGCGCTCAAGCGGGCCATGGCGACGACGGGCTACAGCGAGCTCAAGGAGTTCCAGCGCGTCGAGGTGACGGTGGCGGACGCGCAGCACAAGCGCTGA
- a CDS encoding sigma-70 family RNA polymerase sigma factor, whose translation MRDDETTVIGALVHRAVDGDEQATHDLLAHVHPLALRYCRTRLNRLPGDARHFVEDLAQEVCVAVLMALPRYKDTGRPFEAFVFAIASHKVADLQRAAMRHPGSTAVPSDEMPERPDDSLGPEERALLSHDAEWARRLLANLPETQRELLVLRVAVGLTAEETGQMLGMSPGAVRVAQHRALSRLRALAEQ comes from the coding sequence ATGCGCGACGACGAGACCACGGTGATCGGTGCACTCGTTCACCGTGCGGTCGACGGCGACGAGCAGGCGACGCACGACCTGCTGGCTCACGTTCATCCGCTCGCCCTGCGCTACTGCCGCACCCGGCTGAATCGGTTGCCCGGTGATGCCCGCCACTTCGTGGAGGACCTGGCGCAGGAAGTCTGTGTGGCCGTCCTGATGGCGCTCCCGCGCTACAAGGACACCGGGCGCCCCTTCGAGGCCTTCGTCTTCGCCATCGCCTCCCACAAGGTCGCCGACCTTCAGCGGGCGGCCATGCGTCATCCGGGCTCCACGGCCGTACCCTCGGACGAGATGCCGGAGCGGCCGGACGATTCGCTGGGCCCGGAGGAACGGGCGCTGCTCAGTCATGACGCCGAGTGGGCCAGGAGACTGCTGGCCAATCTGCCGGAGACGCAACGCGAGCTGCTGGTGCTGCGGGTCGCGGTCGGGCTGACCGCCGAGGAGACCGGCCAGATGCTGGGGATGTCACCGGGCGCGGTGCGGGTGGCCCAGCACCGGGCCCTGAGCCGGCTGCGCGCGCTCGCCGAGCAATGA